The proteins below come from a single Tsuneonella deserti genomic window:
- the dapE gene encoding succinyl-diaminopimelate desuccinylase: protein MTDVAELAERLIACPSVTPASGLVFDALEAMLAPLGFEVDRFVAGVGADAVENLLAVRRGPSGSRHFAFAGHLDVVPPGEGWSTAPFLPERRGDLLYGRGAVDMKGAIAAMVAAVAQVPREAGTVSFIITGDEEGPALHGTRALIDRIRARGDLPDLCLVGEPTCVTRLGDMAKIGRRGSVNIWLEVEGTQGHVAYPHLADNPIPRLVAMLAELDALVLDQGTEWFQPSNLEITDLEVGNPAHNVVPATAKARISIRFNALHTGEQLSELVSAIAAKHGGTARAVVSGEAFLTPPGAFSDMLASAIEAETGIVPELSTTGGTSDARFLKDLCPVIEFGLLNATMHKLDEAVAVADLDQLARIYARIVQDALIVPATGG, encoded by the coding sequence ATGACCGACGTCGCAGAACTCGCCGAACGGTTGATCGCTTGCCCGAGCGTCACTCCGGCTTCCGGGCTGGTCTTCGATGCGCTCGAGGCGATGCTCGCCCCGCTTGGCTTCGAAGTCGACCGCTTCGTGGCGGGCGTAGGCGCCGACGCGGTGGAGAACCTGCTGGCAGTCCGTCGCGGCCCGTCCGGAAGTCGGCACTTCGCCTTTGCCGGCCATCTCGACGTGGTTCCACCGGGGGAGGGATGGTCGACTGCGCCGTTCCTGCCCGAGCGGCGCGGCGACCTCCTCTACGGGCGCGGTGCGGTCGACATGAAAGGTGCGATCGCCGCTATGGTCGCGGCCGTCGCGCAGGTCCCTCGGGAGGCGGGGACCGTCAGCTTCATCATCACCGGGGACGAGGAGGGGCCGGCTCTTCACGGCACCCGCGCGCTGATCGATCGAATTCGCGCGCGCGGAGATCTCCCCGACCTGTGCCTGGTAGGCGAGCCCACTTGCGTTACGCGGCTGGGCGACATGGCGAAAATCGGCCGCCGCGGATCGGTCAACATCTGGCTCGAGGTCGAGGGGACACAGGGGCACGTCGCGTATCCTCACCTGGCGGACAACCCGATCCCGCGGCTGGTGGCGATGCTCGCGGAACTCGACGCGTTGGTGCTCGATCAAGGGACCGAATGGTTCCAGCCTTCGAACCTGGAGATTACGGATCTCGAGGTCGGCAACCCGGCGCACAACGTGGTGCCGGCAACGGCAAAGGCGCGGATTTCGATCCGCTTCAACGCTCTCCACACCGGCGAGCAGCTGTCCGAGCTGGTTTCGGCCATCGCCGCGAAGCACGGCGGTACCGCCCGCGCGGTGGTGAGCGGAGAGGCGTTCCTGACTCCGCCGGGTGCGTTTTCCGACATGCTCGCCAGCGCGATCGAGGCCGAGACCGGGATCGTTCCCGAGCTGTCGACCACCGGCGGCACTTCCGACGCGCGCTTCCTCAAGGACCTGTGCCCGGTGATCGAATTCGGGCTGCTCAACGCCACGATGCACAAGCTGGACGAGGCGGTTGCGGTCGCGGACCTCGACCAGCTCGCCCGAATCTATGCCAGGATCGTCCAGGACGCGCTGATTGTGCCCGCCACGGGCGGCTGA
- a CDS encoding dicarboxylate/amino acid:cation symporter, whose protein sequence is MLYALSRHLTASIMVGMVLGVVVGWLVNQQLLTGIMDAEHWARSFQMLSTIFLNLIKMLVAPLVLATIVSGLAHMGDSSAVGRIGFRAILWFIVASLISISLGLVMVNLFQPGAGVDVTAPAQAIGEVKKLDFYEFIEHVFPKNVVGAMADNNVLQILVFALFAGVGLTALGERGLPLVRAADTLAELMLEITGYVMRFAPFAVFGALANVVAKNGLGILGTYARLLGEFYFALAILWVILLLAGWVVLRGRAFQLVRYIRQPVLIAFSTASSEAAMPRLFEQLDRFGIPRRISGLMIPLGYSFNLDGSMMYASFATIFIAQAYGVDLSIGTQIAILLTLMISSKGIAAVPRASLVVIAATLVMFDLPAEGIALVLAIDQFLDMGRTATNVFGNAVATSVITKWEGMLQPMRDPDADEDVAPSRTSSEGRQGLNLDPDANL, encoded by the coding sequence ATGCTCTATGCGCTCAGCCGCCACCTCACCGCGTCTATCATGGTCGGCATGGTGCTGGGCGTAGTCGTCGGATGGTTGGTCAACCAGCAACTGCTCACCGGCATCATGGATGCCGAACACTGGGCGCGCAGCTTTCAGATGCTGTCGACCATCTTCCTGAATCTGATCAAGATGCTGGTCGCCCCCCTCGTGCTGGCGACGATCGTGTCCGGTCTTGCGCACATGGGCGATAGCAGCGCCGTCGGCCGGATCGGCTTCCGCGCGATCCTGTGGTTCATCGTCGCCAGCCTGATCTCGATCAGCCTCGGCCTTGTGATGGTCAACCTGTTCCAGCCCGGGGCCGGGGTCGACGTCACAGCCCCGGCGCAGGCCATCGGAGAGGTCAAGAAGCTCGATTTCTACGAGTTCATCGAGCACGTCTTCCCCAAGAACGTGGTCGGGGCGATGGCGGACAACAACGTCCTGCAGATACTGGTCTTCGCGCTGTTCGCAGGCGTGGGGCTGACGGCCCTTGGCGAGCGCGGCCTGCCGCTGGTGAGGGCCGCCGACACGCTTGCCGAACTGATGCTGGAGATTACCGGCTACGTCATGCGCTTCGCGCCGTTCGCGGTGTTCGGCGCACTTGCCAATGTCGTGGCCAAGAACGGGCTCGGCATTCTTGGTACGTATGCCCGGCTGCTCGGCGAATTCTACTTCGCGCTGGCGATCCTGTGGGTGATCCTGCTGCTTGCCGGCTGGGTGGTACTGCGCGGCCGCGCTTTCCAGCTCGTCCGCTACATCCGCCAGCCGGTGCTGATCGCGTTCAGCACGGCATCGAGCGAGGCGGCGATGCCGCGTTTGTTCGAGCAGCTCGACCGGTTCGGCATTCCCCGGCGCATCTCGGGCCTGATGATCCCGCTTGGCTACAGCTTCAACCTCGACGGTTCGATGATGTATGCCAGCTTCGCGACGATCTTCATCGCGCAGGCCTACGGGGTCGACCTCTCGATCGGAACGCAGATCGCCATCCTCCTCACGCTGATGATCAGCTCGAAGGGCATTGCCGCGGTCCCCCGCGCGAGCCTGGTCGTTATCGCGGCTACCCTGGTGATGTTCGACCTGCCGGCAGAAGGCATCGCGCTGGTGCTGGCGATCGACCAGTTCCTCGACATGGGCCGCACCGCCACCAACGTGTTCGGCAACGCGGTCGCGACCAGCGTCATCACCAAGTGGGAAGGTATGCTCCAGCCGATGCGCGATCCCGATGCGGACGAGGACGTTGCGCCGAGTCGTACATCGTCGGAAGGGCGGCAGGGCTTGAACCTGGATCCGGACGCGAACCTCTAG
- the nth gene encoding endonuclease III, whose product MTKAEIFEFFRRLAEDNPSPETELEFGSPFQLVVAVALSAQSTDVGVNKATRRLFAEVRTPQEMIALGEEGLKEHIKTIGLFNTKAKNVIALSRMLVDEFGGQVPATREELVRLPGVGRKTANVVLNCAFGEETFAVDTHVFRVGNRTGLARGKTPEEVEAKLDKRVPQPFRRHAHHWLILHGRYTCKARVPECWRCAVADLCAYRPKTPAPAAKTGS is encoded by the coding sequence TTGACGAAGGCAGAGATTTTCGAGTTTTTCCGCCGTCTAGCCGAAGATAACCCATCCCCGGAGACAGAGCTCGAGTTCGGCAGTCCGTTTCAGTTGGTCGTGGCCGTCGCGTTGAGCGCGCAATCCACCGACGTCGGCGTGAACAAGGCGACCCGGCGGTTGTTCGCCGAGGTCCGCACGCCCCAGGAGATGATCGCGCTGGGGGAAGAGGGGCTCAAGGAGCACATCAAGACGATCGGCCTATTCAACACCAAGGCGAAGAACGTCATCGCGCTCAGCCGGATGCTGGTCGACGAATTCGGCGGCCAGGTGCCGGCGACCCGCGAGGAACTGGTGCGCCTGCCCGGCGTCGGACGCAAAACAGCGAACGTCGTGCTCAACTGCGCCTTCGGGGAGGAAACGTTCGCGGTGGACACTCACGTGTTCCGCGTCGGAAACCGCACCGGCCTGGCTCGCGGCAAGACGCCCGAAGAGGTCGAGGCGAAGCTCGACAAACGCGTACCCCAGCCTTTCCGACGCCACGCCCACCACTGGCTGATCCTGCACGGCCGCTATACCTGCAAGGCGCGCGTGCCCGAGTGCTGGCGCTGCGCGGTGGCGGACTTGTGCGCCTATCGCCCCAAGACGCCCGCGCCCGCTGCCAAGACCGGTTCCTAG
- the dapB gene encoding 4-hydroxy-tetrahydrodipicolinate reductase, with amino-acid sequence MARIGIIGSEGRMGHALVRAITEAGHECAGGVDQGGNTAILAEASEVLVDFSSPAALETNLHAAIGAGVPILVGTTGLDERHQAALDSASGAIAVLQTGNTSLGVTLLAHLVREAAARLGPAWDIEVVETHHRMKVDAPSGTALLLGEAAAQGRGIELSAHSERGRDGHTGARERGAIGFGSLRGGTVAGEHSVLLLGDQERITLSHSAEDRMIFARGAVTGAAWLLGRRPGRYEMPQVLGL; translated from the coding sequence ATGGCGCGTATCGGCATAATCGGCAGCGAGGGACGCATGGGCCATGCGCTCGTCAGGGCGATCACCGAGGCCGGCCACGAATGCGCTGGCGGGGTCGACCAGGGCGGCAACACCGCCATTCTTGCCGAAGCGAGCGAAGTGCTGGTCGATTTCTCTTCACCCGCGGCGCTCGAGACCAATCTTCATGCCGCCATCGGCGCCGGCGTTCCGATCCTCGTCGGCACGACCGGCCTAGACGAGCGGCACCAGGCCGCGCTGGATTCGGCATCCGGTGCCATTGCTGTCCTGCAGACGGGCAACACGTCCCTTGGCGTGACCCTGCTGGCCCATCTGGTGCGCGAGGCGGCCGCCCGGCTGGGGCCGGCCTGGGATATCGAAGTGGTCGAGACGCATCACCGGATGAAGGTGGACGCCCCCTCGGGCACCGCGCTGCTGCTTGGAGAGGCGGCGGCGCAAGGCCGCGGGATTGAGCTTTCGGCGCACAGCGAACGCGGGCGCGACGGGCACACCGGCGCACGCGAACGGGGAGCGATCGGCTTCGGCTCACTGAGAGGCGGCACGGTAGCGGGGGAACACAGCGTGTTGCTGTTGGGCGATCAGGAGCGGATCACTCTTTCGCACTCTGCCGAGGATCGCATGATCTTCGCCAGGGGCGCGGTCACGGGCGCTGCCTGGCTCCTCGGGCGCCGTCCCGGCCGTTACGAGATGCCACAGGTGCTTGGTCTTTGA
- a CDS encoding NAD-dependent deacylase — translation MGTIRNIVILTGAGISAESGIDTFRAEGGLWEQHRIEDVATPEAFERDPDLVLRFYDMRRESIQTKEPNAAHLALARLDREWAGELLIVTQNVDDLHERAGAQRVLHMHGEHLNAWCTDCDARSRWTGPLKQRPACPGCGARALRPDVVWFGEMPYGMDKIYSALRTADLFVSIGTSGAVYPAAGFVRDARELGAATLELNLERSQGSGWFDESRLGQASELVPAWVDELLAPR, via the coding sequence ATGGGCACCATCCGCAACATCGTCATCCTCACCGGGGCCGGCATCAGCGCGGAGAGCGGGATCGACACTTTCCGTGCCGAAGGCGGATTGTGGGAGCAACATCGGATCGAGGACGTGGCGACGCCGGAGGCATTCGAGCGCGATCCCGACCTCGTGCTGCGATTTTACGACATGCGGCGGGAGTCGATCCAGACGAAGGAGCCCAACGCAGCGCACCTCGCCTTGGCGCGGCTCGACCGGGAATGGGCTGGTGAGCTCCTGATCGTCACCCAGAACGTCGATGATTTACACGAGCGGGCCGGAGCGCAGCGGGTCCTTCATATGCACGGGGAACACCTGAACGCATGGTGCACGGACTGCGACGCGCGTAGCCGCTGGACTGGCCCCTTGAAACAGCGCCCCGCCTGTCCCGGTTGCGGGGCGCGCGCGTTGCGGCCCGATGTCGTGTGGTTCGGCGAGATGCCCTACGGAATGGACAAGATCTACTCCGCGTTGCGCACGGCGGACCTGTTTGTATCGATCGGCACGAGCGGCGCGGTCTATCCCGCTGCCGGTTTCGTGCGCGATGCGAGGGAGCTTGGAGCCGCAACGCTCGAACTCAACCTGGAACGCAGCCAGGGATCCGGGTGGTTCGATGAAAGCCGTCTTGGTCAGGCGAGCGAACTTGTACCTGCGTGGGTGGACGAGCTTCTAGCCCCCCGGTGA
- a CDS encoding HesA/MoeB/ThiF family protein, translating into MTTFSPERLDRFARHIVLPEVGGAGQFTLAEAHVALVGLGGIGSPALQYLAGAGIGRLTLIDDGKVELSNLQRQTIYAERDIGHGKAVSARRWLANFDSEIEVALNDRRIDRDNATEAIDGADLVLDGTDNFATRLAVSDACVASGIPLLSAAVGRFQGQVGAFAGHLGGEACYRCFVGDAFDADDCDTCADDGMLGAMAGWVGTFAALQAIRVLLQRTGGLGAPPWGKLYLLDGLAASMRAMTIAPDLECGRCGSPGG; encoded by the coding sequence GTGACGACCTTTTCGCCCGAGAGGCTCGACCGGTTCGCGCGCCACATCGTCCTGCCGGAGGTTGGCGGCGCGGGGCAGTTCACACTCGCCGAAGCACATGTTGCACTCGTCGGCCTGGGCGGGATCGGCAGCCCGGCGCTACAGTATCTCGCAGGCGCGGGGATCGGCCGTTTGACACTGATCGACGATGGCAAGGTCGAGCTTTCCAACCTTCAACGCCAGACGATTTACGCCGAACGCGACATCGGCCACGGAAAAGCGGTTTCCGCCCGCCGCTGGCTGGCGAACTTCGACAGCGAGATCGAGGTTGCTTTGAACGACCGGCGGATCGATCGGGACAACGCGACCGAAGCAATCGACGGCGCCGACCTCGTGCTCGACGGAACCGACAATTTTGCAACCCGGCTCGCGGTGTCTGACGCCTGCGTGGCAAGTGGCATTCCCTTGCTGTCTGCCGCGGTTGGCCGCTTCCAGGGCCAAGTCGGCGCCTTTGCCGGGCACCTTGGGGGCGAGGCATGCTATCGCTGTTTCGTTGGCGACGCCTTCGATGCCGACGACTGCGACACTTGTGCCGACGACGGTATGCTGGGTGCAATGGCCGGGTGGGTCGGGACTTTCGCGGCCCTGCAAGCGATCCGCGTGCTCCTCCAACGGACCGGTGGATTGGGTGCGCCCCCGTGGGGCAAGCTTTACCTGCTTGATGGGCTCGCCGCTAGCATGCGCGCCATGACCATTGCACCGGACCTCGAATGCGGCCGGTGCGGCTCACCGGGGGGCTAG
- a CDS encoding DUF983 domain-containing protein, translating to MFRKWLKPVERCRACGQDWSLARADDIPAYIAILLTGHILAPLIIYLAGDLEMRPLVAGALVLPLATAMVIAGLQPIKGAVIAMQWWLGMQGFHKERRGS from the coding sequence TTGTTCCGCAAGTGGCTCAAGCCGGTCGAACGCTGCCGGGCCTGCGGGCAGGACTGGTCGCTCGCACGCGCCGATGACATTCCGGCCTACATCGCAATATTGCTCACCGGTCACATTCTGGCGCCGCTGATTATCTACCTTGCCGGGGACTTGGAGATGCGTCCGCTGGTGGCCGGCGCCCTCGTCTTGCCCCTCGCGACTGCCATGGTGATTGCAGGACTCCAACCGATCAAGGGCGCCGTAATCGCCATGCAGTGGTGGCTGGGGATGCAGGGTTTCCACAAGGAACGACGCGGATCGTGA
- the dnaA gene encoding chromosomal replication initiator protein DnaA, with product MDSISSGNQAARRNSGDGMEDLEAINLAADWSDISQGLRKDLGQQIHSQWIKPIQVGSLCEETGTLELYLPTEFSANWVNDRFHDRLSLAWKIARSEVRQLRITVHPGRRKLPELSLADGRRPANDGDTSMIAVAAGTIGDRGFTSSVGLDPSLTFAAFVTGEANVLACNAAQRMAASQAPQFSPLYLKGATGQGKTHLLHAIGHAYLLAHPRARIFYCSAERFMVEFVQALKSNQTIEFKARLRSFDLLLVDDIQFIIGKASAQEELLYTIDALLAEGKRLVFAADRAPQALDGVEPRLLSRLSMGLVADIQAADIELRRSILQSKLVRFAPLEVPEDVIDFLARTITRNVRELVGGLNKLIAYAQLTGQQVALQLAEEQLTDILSANRRRITIDEIQRTVCQFYRIDRAEMGSKRRARAVVRPRQVAMYLAKVLTPRSYPEIGRKFGGRDHSTVIHAVRLIEDLRQRDADMDGDVRSLLRQLES from the coding sequence ATGGATAGCATCAGTAGCGGCAACCAAGCTGCTCGGCGCAACAGCGGGGACGGCATGGAGGATCTGGAGGCGATCAACCTTGCGGCGGATTGGTCCGACATCAGCCAGGGACTGCGCAAGGATCTCGGCCAGCAAATCCACAGCCAGTGGATCAAGCCGATCCAGGTCGGCAGCCTGTGCGAAGAAACGGGTACTCTAGAGCTATACCTCCCTACCGAGTTCTCCGCGAACTGGGTCAACGACCGCTTCCACGATCGGCTGAGTCTCGCCTGGAAGATCGCTCGCAGCGAAGTGCGCCAGCTGCGCATCACGGTGCACCCCGGTCGCCGCAAGCTCCCCGAGCTGAGCCTGGCTGACGGCCGCCGCCCGGCGAACGATGGCGACACCAGCATGATCGCGGTAGCCGCGGGCACCATCGGCGATCGCGGCTTCACCTCTTCGGTCGGGCTGGACCCTTCCCTGACTTTCGCCGCCTTCGTCACCGGCGAGGCCAACGTGCTCGCCTGCAACGCGGCGCAGCGGATGGCCGCGAGCCAGGCTCCGCAGTTCTCCCCCCTCTACCTCAAGGGCGCCACCGGTCAGGGCAAGACGCACCTCCTTCACGCGATCGGCCATGCGTACCTCCTGGCCCACCCGCGCGCACGTATCTTCTACTGCAGCGCCGAACGCTTCATGGTCGAGTTCGTCCAGGCGCTGAAATCGAATCAGACGATCGAGTTCAAGGCGAGGCTGCGCAGCTTCGACCTGTTGCTGGTGGACGACATCCAGTTCATCATCGGCAAGGCGAGCGCACAGGAAGAGCTGCTCTACACGATCGACGCTCTGCTCGCCGAAGGCAAGCGACTGGTGTTCGCCGCCGACCGAGCGCCGCAAGCACTGGACGGGGTCGAGCCGCGCCTCTTGAGCCGGCTGTCGATGGGACTAGTCGCCGATATCCAGGCCGCCGACATCGAGCTGCGTCGTTCGATCCTGCAGTCAAAGCTCGTGCGCTTTGCTCCGCTCGAAGTGCCCGAGGACGTCATCGACTTCCTCGCCCGCACGATCACCCGCAACGTGCGTGAACTGGTGGGCGGCCTCAACAAGCTGATCGCCTATGCCCAGCTGACCGGCCAGCAGGTCGCGCTGCAGCTCGCCGAAGAGCAGTTGACCGACATTCTTTCGGCCAACCGTCGCCGGATCACCATCGACGAGATCCAGCGCACAGTGTGCCAGTTCTACCGCATCGACCGCGCCGAGATGGGCTCCAAGCGCCGCGCACGAGCGGTGGTCCGGCCGCGGCAGGTGGCAATGTACCTTGCCAAGGTGCTGACTCCGCGCAGCTACCCGGAAATCGGCCGCAAGTTTGGCGGTCGCGACCACTCGACGGTGATCCACGCGGTGCGCTTGATCGAAGACCTGCGGCAGCGCGATGCCGACATGGACGGCGACGTGCGCAGCCTGCTGCGCCAGCTGGAAAGCTGA
- the rpsT gene encoding 30S ribosomal protein S20 gives MANTPQAKKRIRRNDRRAEINTNRVSRIRSFLKKVETAIAGGDKQAAADALKAAQPELARGVARGVLHKNTASRKMSRLSKRVAGL, from the coding sequence ATGGCCAATACGCCGCAAGCCAAGAAGCGCATCCGCCGCAACGATCGTCGTGCGGAGATCAACACCAACCGCGTCAGCCGCATCCGCAGCTTCCTGAAGAAGGTCGAAACGGCGATTGCCGGCGGCGACAAGCAGGCCGCCGCAGACGCCCTCAAGGCCGCCCAGCCCGAGCTGGCGCGCGGTGTGGCGCGCGGCGTGCTGCACAAGAACACCGCCAGTCGCAAGATGAGCCGGCTTTCGAAGCGCGTCGCGGGTCTCTGA
- the mutM gene encoding bifunctional DNA-formamidopyrimidine glycosylase/DNA-(apurinic or apyrimidinic site) lyase has protein sequence MPELPEVETTVRGLAASLDGARIERVSVNRPDMRRPFPPDLVQRLTGARVTGLGRRAKYGLIHTDREATLIFHLGMSGRWRIDPEDLDKHDHLVLETENHRYALNDARRFGFVDVVDTAALDQWPAFAGMGPEPLGEDLTARHLKEAFASRKQAVKLLLLDQGIVAGLGNIYVCEALWHARIDPRKAAGKVSLPALERLVPAIRDVLERSLVDGGSTLRDYARPDGQLGYFASSFAVYGREGEPCMRPDCGTIRRLPQGGRSTWFCPRCQR, from the coding sequence ATGCCCGAGCTTCCCGAGGTAGAGACCACCGTGCGCGGACTGGCCGCCTCGCTCGACGGTGCGCGCATCGAGAGAGTGTCGGTCAACCGGCCGGACATGCGCCGCCCTTTTCCCCCCGACCTCGTCCAGCGACTCACCGGTGCAAGGGTCACCGGTCTCGGCAGGCGCGCGAAGTATGGCCTTATCCATACCGACCGTGAGGCGACGCTTATCTTCCATCTTGGCATGAGCGGACGGTGGCGGATCGATCCCGAAGACCTCGACAAGCACGACCACCTGGTTCTCGAGACGGAGAACCATCGATACGCACTGAACGACGCCAGGCGGTTCGGATTCGTCGATGTGGTCGACACAGCTGCGCTCGACCAGTGGCCGGCCTTCGCCGGAATGGGTCCGGAACCGCTTGGCGAGGATCTCACCGCCCGCCACCTCAAGGAAGCGTTCGCGAGCCGAAAGCAGGCGGTAAAGCTGCTCCTGCTGGACCAGGGCATCGTCGCCGGACTTGGCAACATATACGTGTGCGAGGCCCTGTGGCACGCGCGGATCGACCCCCGAAAGGCCGCCGGCAAGGTCTCCCTGCCCGCGCTCGAGCGGCTGGTCCCCGCCATCCGCGACGTGCTTGAACGCTCCCTCGTCGATGGTGGATCGACGCTGCGCGATTATGCGCGCCCGGACGGCCAGCTGGGGTATTTCGCCAGCTCCTTCGCCGTCTACGGGCGCGAGGGGGAGCCCTGCATGCGACCGGACTGCGGCACCATTCGGCGCCTGCCCCAGGGTGGGCGAAGCACCTGGTTTTGTCCGCGCTGCCAGCGCTAG
- a CDS encoding class I SAM-dependent methyltransferase, producing MSETVSFGYQEVLPEEKTRRVGQVFSGVAAKYDVMNDAMSAGLHRLWKDTFVRRVKPRAGEAILDMAGGTGDIAFRLADRGASVTVADINQEMLDVGVERALERGIDGLVWSRQNAESLSYPARVFDAYTIAFGIRNVTHIDRALAEAHRVLKYGGRFFCLEFSTTQWPGFGDVYDFYSHKVVPQIGQAIAGDAESYRYLVESIRRFPSMPEFERMIRQAGFVRTKVEPILGGLVAIHSGWKV from the coding sequence ATGAGCGAGACGGTTTCTTTCGGCTATCAAGAGGTTCTCCCGGAGGAGAAGACCCGCCGGGTGGGCCAGGTATTTTCGGGCGTCGCGGCGAAGTACGACGTGATGAACGACGCGATGAGCGCGGGCCTCCACCGGCTGTGGAAGGATACGTTCGTGCGCCGGGTGAAACCGCGGGCAGGGGAAGCCATCCTCGACATGGCCGGGGGCACCGGCGACATCGCCTTCCGCCTTGCCGACCGCGGTGCCAGCGTGACGGTAGCGGACATCAACCAGGAGATGCTCGACGTCGGCGTGGAGCGCGCGCTCGAGCGCGGCATCGACGGTCTCGTCTGGAGCCGCCAGAATGCCGAAAGCCTGAGTTATCCCGCACGTGTGTTCGACGCCTATACGATCGCCTTCGGCATCCGCAACGTGACGCACATCGACCGTGCCTTGGCGGAAGCGCACCGCGTTCTGAAGTACGGGGGCCGGTTCTTCTGCCTGGAGTTCTCGACCACCCAGTGGCCGGGCTTCGGGGACGTCTACGATTTCTACTCGCACAAGGTCGTGCCCCAAATCGGGCAGGCGATCGCGGGAGATGCGGAAAGCTATCGTTATCTGGTGGAATCGATCCGCCGCTTCCCCTCGATGCCCGAATTCGAACGAATGATCCGTCAGGCAGGATTCGTGCGCACGAAGGTTGAACCGATCCTTGGCGGCCTGGTCGCGATCCATTCGGGGTGGAAAGTCTAG
- the ubiB gene encoding 2-polyprenylphenol 6-hydroxylase, which translates to MTRPATHIWRLLRWGRALARHGALRGIENDPNTPTPVKRLARVARIGTIQPREPDYATAFQDIGPAAIKLGQSLATRPDLVGDAATHNLMLLQDSLPPVAFAEIEAEIARSFDRPVTDLFASIDPEPVGSASIAQVHRAVTTDGRQVAIKVLRPGIRERFADDIATYEWAAAHLEAFGGEAARLRPRLTIANFKRWTNSELDLRREAASASELAEAMKGFAGYCVPSVDWDRTNGRVMTIEWIDGVKISDRAALIAAGHDLPELARRLVLAFLQQAISAGFFHADMHQGNLFVRGDGTIVAIDFGIMGRIDRRARQWLAEILYGLITGNYRRVAEIHFEAQYVPSYHSVAEFATALRAVGEPMRGRPVSELSVGQMLDGLFAITRDFDMQTQPHLLLLQKTMVMVEGLATSLDPKINMWDVSAPFVREWIRDELGPEAALANRLRTDFETLLRLPELVRRIEDRYPARGGAPDPQPLPVIPLMWERKGSDRRWPGYLAAAVAGAGIVAAAFAAGLF; encoded by the coding sequence GTGACCCGTCCCGCGACGCACATCTGGCGCCTCCTCAGGTGGGGTCGCGCACTGGCGCGGCACGGCGCGTTGCGCGGCATCGAAAACGATCCCAACACGCCCACTCCGGTCAAGCGTCTGGCGCGCGTCGCGCGGATAGGCACGATCCAGCCGCGCGAGCCCGATTATGCCACCGCGTTCCAGGACATCGGCCCCGCGGCGATCAAGCTCGGCCAGTCGCTCGCGACCCGCCCCGATCTCGTGGGGGACGCGGCGACGCACAACCTCATGCTGTTGCAGGACAGCCTGCCTCCGGTGGCCTTTGCCGAGATAGAGGCAGAGATCGCGCGCAGCTTCGACCGACCCGTAACTGACCTCTTCGCGTCGATCGATCCCGAACCGGTCGGGTCGGCCTCGATCGCCCAGGTGCACCGCGCGGTGACCACCGACGGGCGCCAGGTAGCGATCAAGGTGCTCCGGCCGGGCATCCGGGAGCGGTTCGCGGACGACATCGCGACCTATGAATGGGCCGCCGCTCACCTGGAGGCATTCGGTGGCGAAGCGGCTCGCCTGCGTCCCCGGCTGACGATCGCCAACTTCAAGCGATGGACCAACAGCGAGCTCGACCTCCGGCGCGAAGCGGCTTCGGCAAGCGAACTCGCCGAAGCGATGAAGGGATTTGCGGGATATTGCGTCCCCTCGGTCGACTGGGACCGAACCAATGGCCGGGTGATGACCATCGAATGGATCGATGGGGTCAAGATTTCCGACCGGGCCGCGCTCATCGCCGCCGGGCACGACCTGCCCGAACTTGCCCGCCGACTGGTGCTCGCTTTTCTCCAGCAGGCAATCAGCGCAGGGTTCTTCCACGCCGACATGCACCAGGGGAACCTGTTCGTGCGCGGCGATGGGACCATCGTGGCGATCGACTTCGGCATCATGGGCCGGATCGACCGCCGTGCGCGCCAGTGGCTGGCCGAAATCCTCTACGGTCTGATTACTGGAAACTACCGCCGCGTGGCGGAAATCCATTTCGAGGCCCAGTACGTGCCGAGCTACCACTCGGTGGCGGAGTTCGCGACGGCGCTGCGTGCAGTGGGCGAGCCGATGCGCGGAAGGCCCGTGAGCGAGCTGTCGGTCGGGCAGATGCTCGACGGCTTGTTCGCGATCACCCGTGACTTCGACATGCAGACCCAACCGCACCTGCTGCTGCTGCAAAAGACCATGGTGATGGTGGAGGGCCTTGCCACGAGCCTCGACCCCAAGATTAACATGTGGGACGTCTCGGCTCCCTTCGTCCGCGAATGGATTCGTGACGAACTAGGGCCGGAGGCCGCCCTAGCAAACCGCCTGCGAACCGATTTCGAGACACTTTTGCGACTGCCCGAACTGGTCCGCCGGATCGAGGACCGCTATCCTGCGCGTGGGGGCGCTCCCGATCCGCAGCCATTGCCCGTCATTCCCCTGATGTGGGAGCGAAAAGGCTCCGACCGGCGTTGGCCCGGCTACCTGGCAGCGGCAGTGGCTGGTGCCGGGATCGTCGCAGCCGCGTTCGCGGCAGGATTGTTCTAG